The following proteins come from a genomic window of Mariniflexile sp. TRM1-10:
- a CDS encoding HIRAN domain-containing protein produces the protein MFIILVLFLITMVVFISVSYKKSTVIQPKLIDLELVGKYMSDFEVVGVHLGERKWHIINYVEKHNPVELIPEPKNKYSSKAIMVEVEGVHVGYISESDLDEVHDIISRPYSARVLEKDYSNSFLNLTIEINHS, from the coding sequence ATGTTTATTATTTTAGTTCTATTCCTTATTACTATGGTTGTTTTTATAAGTGTTAGTTATAAAAAAAGCACAGTTATACAACCTAAACTTATAGATTTAGAGTTAGTTGGTAAATACATGAGTGATTTTGAAGTGGTTGGAGTTCATTTAGGTGAGAGAAAATGGCATATTATAAATTATGTTGAAAAGCATAATCCTGTAGAGTTAATCCCAGAACCCAAAAACAAATATTCAAGCAAAGCCATTATGGTTGAAGTTGAAGGTGTTCATGTGGGTTATATATCTGAAAGTGATTTAGATGAAGTTCATGACATCATTTCCCGTCCTTATTCAGCACGAGTATTAGAAAAGGATTATTCAAATAGTTTCTTAAATTTAACCATTGAAATAAACCATTCTTAA
- a CDS encoding SHOCT domain-containing protein — MKNLLLLACLMVFTVNAQKKIENLETYTASNGVTYSIGDEFQLGRGSDTNGKFVYVNVGGWAVSSSAEQNRLGSLNVGLIVTVKKIKKYNYKRYKGVYFTVGGGNITNYTIDIENAISSCEVIPCRSEASSKVVVDKYDKLKKLKELLDSGILTKEEFENEKAKILN; from the coding sequence ATGAAAAATTTATTATTGCTTGCTTGCTTGATGGTGTTTACTGTTAATGCTCAGAAAAAAATTGAAAATTTAGAGACCTATACTGCATCTAATGGAGTGACTTATAGCATTGGCGATGAGTTTCAACTTGGCAGAGGCTCAGATACAAACGGAAAATTTGTATATGTAAATGTTGGGGGTTGGGCAGTGTCGTCAAGTGCCGAACAAAATAGATTAGGATCTTTAAATGTAGGCTTAATAGTAACTGTAAAGAAAATAAAAAAATATAATTATAAACGTTACAAAGGAGTGTATTTTACCGTTGGAGGAGGTAATATTACTAATTACACTATAGATATAGAAAATGCAATTTCTTCATGCGAAGTGATTCCTTGCAGGTCAGAAGCCTCATCAAAAGTTGTTGTAGATAAATATGATAAATTAAAAAAATTAAAAGAACTCTTAGATTCAGGAATATTAACAAAAGAAGAATTCGAGAATGAAAAAGCCAAGATTTTAAATTAG
- a CDS encoding DUF6712 family protein, with translation MKLLFDFNPNKGSDELKALIGHIDKDINFVNLKSDIESATTDLIKIIGQPVYDAVLAKYEAGSALEADIELIFKVRYPIALNGYSSYARASDVQHGNNGRKIRVDEKYKVPFEWMIDRDNEIFERKYYKAVDDLIDYLDATSATWKASNAYKDSQKYFVRLTSDFDEFFPINSRLLLMKLQPGFRQCERKSIVPLITQTTYDALKLKLEEATVLTSEENILISLIKEACVYHALAWGMRVLRVALFPEGVLQRFTSDRMSTKATKPPEKMEAELAAQEFTKQAKEALNQIERIQTAAALTEPDPEVVKAITTPTYKFDDCDGFVSF, from the coding sequence ATGAAACTATTATTCGATTTCAATCCAAATAAAGGAAGTGATGAGCTAAAAGCGCTTATAGGCCATATAGACAAGGATATCAATTTTGTTAATTTAAAGTCCGATATCGAATCAGCAACTACCGATTTAATAAAAATAATAGGTCAACCTGTTTACGATGCTGTTTTGGCTAAGTATGAAGCCGGTTCGGCTCTTGAGGCAGATATCGAATTAATATTCAAAGTGCGTTATCCCATAGCATTAAACGGATATAGCAGCTACGCCAGGGCTTCAGATGTGCAGCATGGAAACAATGGGCGTAAAATTCGCGTTGACGAAAAATATAAAGTGCCGTTTGAATGGATGATAGATCGCGACAACGAAATATTCGAGCGCAAATATTATAAAGCAGTAGATGATCTAATTGATTATCTAGACGCTACTTCAGCAACATGGAAAGCCTCAAACGCTTATAAGGACTCTCAAAAATATTTCGTGCGATTAACATCCGATTTTGATGAGTTCTTCCCTATAAATTCCCGTTTGTTGTTAATGAAGCTTCAGCCGGGGTTCCGACAATGCGAACGAAAAAGCATTGTGCCATTAATAACACAAACAACCTACGATGCGCTCAAATTAAAGCTTGAAGAAGCTACAGTTCTAACTTCTGAAGAAAATATATTGATAAGCCTAATTAAAGAAGCGTGTGTATATCACGCTCTTGCTTGGGGTATGCGTGTGCTTCGGGTAGCACTATTTCCTGAAGGTGTTCTACAGCGGTTTACATCCGATAGAATGTCAACCAAGGCGACTAAACCACCCGAAAAAATGGAAGCTGAATTAGCGGCGCAAGAATTCACAAAACAAGCAAAGGAAGCCTTAAATCAAATAGAAAGAATACAAACTGCAGCAGCTTTAACCGAACCAGATCCCGAAGTAGTAAAAGCTATTACCACACCAACGTATAAGTTCGACGATTGCGACGGATTTGTATCATTTTAA
- a CDS encoding Thoeris anti-defense Tad2 family protein gives MDKNNLTLGEAVTALKEGLRVRRSSWSGDKKFVFRQVPAEIPAEVVPKMQSLPQKVKDYFQGTFEDENKQIASIYYRDQLVLVGLSNSITSYSPSVSDTLAIDWEILD, from the coding sequence ATGGATAAAAACAATTTAACATTAGGTGAAGCTGTAACAGCTTTAAAAGAAGGATTAAGAGTTAGAAGAAGTAGCTGGAGTGGAGACAAAAAGTTTGTTTTCAGGCAAGTTCCTGCTGAGATACCTGCTGAAGTAGTTCCAAAAATGCAGTCGTTACCACAAAAGGTAAAAGATTATTTTCAAGGAACTTTTGAAGACGAAAACAAACAAATAGCATCTATTTATTATCGTGATCAATTAGTGCTGGTTGGATTAAGTAATTCAATAACAAGTTATTCTCCAAGTGTTTCTGACACTTTAGCTATTGACTGGGAAATTTTGGACTAA
- a CDS encoding S49 family peptidase, with product MKVNPLLNDLFRGEWLLDVNFISSAAPLVSNLLKGLPINLPEAANPSSILTIFDENGNKLKPNAEGGISIPEGSIAMVSMVGAVIKYGDFCTYGADEIVAALQKAEDNKNIKATILNIDGPGGAVSAIGPFIQFAKTKTKPIVGLADACMSLHYWTAVSVCDYLMADNDVSARFGSVGVVSSFVDAQKHWEAQGYVFHEIYPKESEHKNLAFQEALKGNYDKIREEHLAPIARKFQAAVRENRPGLKEETGVLTGATFDADKAFGLKMIDGIGGFKQAINIAHVLSELKTSINH from the coding sequence ATGAAAGTTAATCCCTTATTAAACGATTTATTTCGTGGTGAATGGCTACTCGATGTAAATTTTATATCCAGTGCAGCGCCCTTGGTTAGCAATCTATTGAAAGGGCTTCCTATTAATCTTCCTGAAGCCGCAAATCCATCGTCCATTCTTACCATTTTTGACGAAAACGGAAACAAGTTAAAACCAAATGCAGAAGGGGGAATCTCTATCCCTGAAGGCTCTATTGCCATGGTTAGTATGGTAGGGGCCGTTATAAAGTACGGCGATTTTTGCACTTATGGTGCAGATGAAATTGTCGCTGCTTTACAAAAAGCCGAAGACAATAAAAATATTAAGGCCACCATTTTAAATATTGATGGTCCTGGAGGAGCTGTAAGTGCTATTGGTCCTTTTATCCAGTTCGCAAAAACAAAAACAAAACCTATTGTTGGATTGGCAGACGCCTGTATGTCGTTGCATTATTGGACAGCCGTAAGCGTATGCGATTATTTAATGGCAGACAACGATGTCTCTGCACGTTTCGGCAGCGTAGGTGTAGTTTCCAGTTTTGTAGACGCACAAAAACACTGGGAAGCCCAAGGTTATGTGTTTCATGAAATCTATCCAAAAGAAAGTGAGCATAAAAATTTAGCGTTCCAAGAAGCCTTAAAAGGCAATTACGATAAAATCCGTGAAGAACATTTAGCACCTATTGCCCGAAAATTTCAAGCAGCCGTAAGAGAGAATAGACCAGGATTAAAAGAAGAAACTGGAGTGCTTACCGGTGCCACTTTCGACGCCGATAAAGCCTTTGGTTTAAAGATGATAGACGGCATTGGCGGGTTTAAACAAGCTATTAATATAGCACATGTATTGAGTGAATTAAAAACAAGTATAAATCATTAA